Within the Musa acuminata AAA Group cultivar baxijiao chromosome BXJ2-9, Cavendish_Baxijiao_AAA, whole genome shotgun sequence genome, the region CTGCTGCTGCTTCTTGCTGGTGCTGGTGATCCTCCTCATCGGGTTCGTCTTCGGCTTCGGCGTTTTCGCCCACGGATTCCACAAGATCAAGGACTCCCTGCACGTGGAAGCAGAGAGCGCCGTCCCCCATGGCCGGCCCTTCTTCACCGGTGCCGCCGCCCCCCCTCCATTCTGAACTACTTTCTTCTTCGTCGTAGATTATTAGACCTCTCTGCATTCTTACCCATTTTTTTCCGTGCTTATTGTGACTCGGTATATCATTGGCTTTGAGACGCTTTTCCCGCTCCCCCCTCTTTCCAATTACTGTGATCCGATCCCTTATGTATGCTTAATTTGCTATTTGGATCTGCGTCCTAAAAACCAGTTTTACTTGGATCTTCAAATAAAAATGGTTTTGTGGTTTGATCGGTGGATGTGCCCTGCGAGAATGCAGCTGCCGCCGAGGAGTATTATTATCCTATCCAACTTGCAAATGAAAGCATAAATGTCAGGTAGCCGTTACTTGACGTCTTTAGTTACTTTAGATGATGAGCTAAGATTTAATTATGCATTTCATCTGTAGAGTTCAGGCCACATCACCTTTTTCAAGTTTCTATGGTTCAGAGATTTGAAACACGAGAGAAAAAGATAAGAATTTTACGACTTTTTTTCCcctctttttttgttcttttgccaTTGTTTATCGAACAAGCGTTACGTTGCTGCTGTCACCGTACTAGTAGCAGAATTAAGTATGTATGTGGGGTGGGTTAGTTGGGCATTTGAAGACAACATGAAATGATGAACGGGAAAaatgagagagagacagagagactgACGTACCTGTAAGAAAGTTAAAGCAGCTTTTTGCCTCTCAGATAAATTGAGTATTCTGGGACGTTTGAAGTTGCTGCGTGGAAGCAACTTGCGAGTTTGATCCACCGGAGAGCCTCATTACCTGTTAGAACAATGATGTACAAGAATATTTAATCTGAATAATTGTCAATATTCTCACGCATGTGTCAAGATTCTTATGTGAGGAGACTTGGGAAAGTGTCTTCTAACAACAGTTGAGCAGCGAaactaaaataaaaatgaattctTGAAGGAAATCTACATCAACGAAGTGATTTGGATCTATCGGTGGTATACATTATCGAATGGTACTGCTCGGTATGGGTGATATGTACCGGTCTGACGACATATCGGTACATGGACCGTGGACCGTCGGACGGAACATGctacagaaaaaaaaatataaaactgtactacagtattacactgtagcaatgctacagtacaACAATGctacaataaagaaaaaaaatatataaaactattCAGtacgggtgtaccgctcgatatagtaTTGCATATCCTGGATCTCTTGGATCCTTGCGAGTTACGAATATTCAGCTTTAAAGGAATATGCCATCATACAAATTAATGAAATGGTAATATGGCTgatgaatttaaaataataataaatgtgcGGAGGGGAAAATTTGGGTTTCCTCTCCGGATAAAATTTCCAACATTACCAATCTCAGTAAAACGACCGAGAAAACCAATTACAACCAAAGCTTCAACTGTTGATTCAGATCACCCAAAAATCAACCGAAAATTCATAAAAACATCAAAGTTTCTAAGATGTAGATGATCGATAATTGAACACTTCAATCAAATTTGGAAATTGTTTCAGGCACATTAGAAAAAAATGAGTGGGCATTAACTGGTGGATCGCCATGATAGACGTACATGGGGATGATATAATGTCTGCCATGCTGCACATTCAACACTCCAGCATCTAGATGGAACCAACAACCAGCAAACACAGTATATCAATTAGGAGGATACTGATAACAAATAAGGAATAGTATCGGCTGCAGGATTTCTTTTTCTGATGCAGGAGCTCAACTGCAGCAACCACCAGCTTGAGCTGAGGACCCATCCCTTCCCCCTGATGGAGCTGCAGTTCCTCCATATCCGACTTTGATTCCATATGACTGCAGCAAGAATATATACTGATTAAATGAGGTGGTGGAATCTTAATTATTTCGACACAAGGTTATCTTAACATGAAAGTAAAGTCTGTGGGCATAGATGTTACACTGCTGATGACACTAGAATGGCAtcctgtttttttttcttctaaaaggAAAAATTGTAATTACTTGCAGAAACAAAACAACAACCTCCCCTTATACAGAGATCATCAGTAACAAAAACAAGCAGAGGGCTAGTCTCCTTGCAAAAACTGATTATATTTAGTAGATCTGCATAATTGGCCAACCAATTAGCCACTCTATTACTTTCCCCAAACACATGCCTAATAGGAAGGATCAAAATTCTGTAAGATTGAGAATGTCTTTTATTACATTCAAAATATGCCTAGGAGCTGTACCCAATGTCATTATGTTAATCGCCGATTCACCATGGTGAACAATGAAATAAGATGAACGTCTGAAATCACATCATTGTCATCAAATGCTCCACTTTCACAATGCTATGATGCTCCATCAAAGATGTTAGACTGCACAATCTAGACTACATATGTTTACCACTTTTTTAGCTTTTTCAAGACAAGAAAACAAGTGACCTGTTTTGTGCCTACGATGATCAACAATTCTCAGGTTGAATATGTGCATTTAACTTCAACAGGGATAGGAAATATCAATTGATAGAAACCTGTATTTATCAACTGAATGCAAATACGCAAAACCCACTGGCTTATGTCTGCTAGAGTATTATTATCATTAAGTTTGTCACTTCAAAGTTCAGGTCCAACATTATCAAATTTACCTCATTTGATACATCAAACAcgccatcctggatttttttgtaTATTGTTGCTGCAGTGCTAATAAATGCCTGTGACAGTGACAGATATTAGAACAAGTATAGAATTAATTGGATGATAAAAGTACTATCAGAGAAACAAGGCTCTATCACCTCCTCAACATTCTGCGCAGTTTTTGCTGAGGCCTCCATGAAGATTAATCCATGCTCTTTGGCAAATTGTTCTCCTTCCTCAGTGCTGACAGCTCTTCTGTGAGCCAGGTCACATTTGTTACCAATTAGCATGATTGTCATATTAGAATTGGCATGTTGCCTTGCTTCTTCCAGCCAGCTTGCAAGATGATTGAATGTCTCCCTCCTGATAATAAATCACGAATGAGCAAATTCACATTAGCAAAGTCTTATAGCAATGCAATCCAAATCATTTACTACCTAGTGATGTCGTAGACAAGCAGTGCACCAGCTGCACCTCTATAATAGGATCTGGTAATTGACCTAAACGATTCCTGACCTGCCTGAAAATTTTCAAAAACTTTGAATCAGGTGAATTATCATGCCAGTTGACGAGGCACATCTTGAATTGATGAAAAGAACAACCAAAACCACACAGTCCTATATCTGTAACACTGATCAAGGTTACGAGCAATGCCAATATCTTGATTGACGGATGAAAAAGGCTACCCCTATCAAGCAACAAAACTGACTAATTTTTTAATGTCATTGCGGCTGATGCCAGCATGAAATTTTCATAAAATTTGCATAAAATGAAATGTCATGGCGGTTGACAAGGGACAACTTAAGTTACTGAAAAGAACGGTTATAATCACACTAAGACCAAAAGCAATGATCATAGTTACGATCAATACCAATTTCTTGATTGACTGATGCAAAAACTACACATACAAAACAATAAAATTGACTATAAATTTGTTAAGACACATTAATTTAGTTCCAAATCAATCATAGCAGTCAGACACTTTAATTTAACTAAAACTCCACTAAGAGTTTCACTGAGCATTCGATTCTATCAGACCACCAAACAATCAAGACCATCTAATTGGAATACATCATAAAATTCATTATAACATTTCTGTATTAAGCAACTATTGATGGTAAGTAACATATTGTTTATTATAGTGCTGCATCACGGTTAAAGATGAAAGTATCATAGAGTTTCTAGGAATGTACATAAATTCCAGGGAAACACTGGCCACGTAGCAAATCTTATAACAAATAGATGTTGGATGGGAAGAAGATGAACAAGATTGTTGGGCAACATGAGAAACATGAGGCCTTTCTTGTGTAATTTACATAAGTGTCTTTATACCATCTCCAAACCCCTCTAACAAATAATTGATTTGAGAGACAACATTAagtcaaaagaaacaaatgtgaAAAACAAGATAAAATGATGATACCAACCGTGTCCCAGATCTGCAACTTGATGGGCTTGTTGTCAATGGTTATCATTCTGGCTCCAAATTCAACACCAATTGTTAAGTCATGTACTGGTTGGAAACGCTTGTCCGTAAATTGCAGAAGAAGACATGATTTCCCCACTCCTACCAAGGTAAAAAATTGGAGCATCGGCAAATAAATGTTAAATAGAATTCTCTTAAAGTGAATTTATCGAATTCATAGAACGAAAACATTGTAATTTGATATGGTGCAATACAATCTTGACAAAAAGCATGATCTCAAGATCTTATCTCATAGATCTAGACATCAGAGAAGAACTCCAAGGAACATATCAAAGGAACACCAAAAGGAAAAGCCCACAGTGGTAAAGGGGTGACTAGTAATGCAACCAAAAGAGTAAATCGCAGCATCGAGACAGATCATTACCGACAGAAACCACAAAAATTCACATATAATGAGAAGAAGAAATCggaaaaatcaaaagaaatcgCTCCATTTTCACAGTTTACCGACAGAAATATTAGATTTTACCATCCAAACACGCATATAAAAGCACCCAATGCGTAGATGCATCCTTCATATAAAAAACCAGAAAACAAACAGATCGCCGTCTTTTTTTGGCTGTCACCGAAGCCGAAATCGAGAGGAAAGAACCTGTATCGCCGATGATGATGTATTTGAAGAGGTACGCGTACGACATCGCGATGGGATCCCAATTCCCCCCGAAATCTCCCCTCCTAGAATCGACCAACCGAGGCCAAAAGCAGAGATCAGAGATTGAAGCAGATccagaggaggagaggagaggaagagagatcGAATCGATCGAGGGGTAACCTGCCGGGTTTGCGTAGAGAGAGGGGTGAACGCGTCGGCCAGCCTCTCTCGTTCGTATTTTAAGGTCGTTATTTGGCTGTCGCTTACTCCCACCGTGCCAAGGTAACAGAAACCCACCCCACAAGAAACCCGTCGATGGCTCGTCCAGTAACTTCGATTCTCCTATCCACAACCTTCCATCTCACTTGTCCCGTCATCACAGCCGTCTATTGATCCGAGTCCCGTTCACTGATGGTGGGTCCCTGCGCTTCTCGTCTCATGCGATAAATGGTATGGCATACGGAGATAACGAGGCATCGAAGGTCGAGATGAGATCCTCCGCCATTTTCGGGAATCCGATCTGCATTTATTTGGATCGGAATTGCCCAAATCTGCAGATTCCGAGTCCAATTCTCGTCAGCGTCACATCGGATTGGGTTCGCTCTTGATTCGTCGACAGGCGTCGCTCGTCTTCTCGGGTGTAAACGAGGGTTCGCGAGAGTTAACCGCACGACGGGGACGGGGATAGCTGAAGCAACCGTTCTCCACCTCGAGCCGTGCTATTCGAGCAGCTCCCTGTCGTCATGCTTAGGATCGAACTCCTCGTATAATGCCTTCACGCGATTCGATTCGGTCCGTATATTTTCGAAAGTTTTGATCTTTAACGAAGATGGGATGTATAGGGCAATTCTTTTTCCTTGAATGTAGTAGCTTAATACTTAATGTTTTCCTTTCTAGCGTGATCTAGATGGGAGTAGATGGAGAGAGTTTTGATGATGGTGGAAAAAGTTCTGCAGGACTCGACGGAGGCGACAGTATCGGTGGAGGTTCTGTGATGTGGTCTTGGGAAAGGTGGATGCAAGGTAAAGTTTGACTCTTTTAGTGTCCCACGGTTTATTTGATTGCTTATTGCTACGATTTCGCCCAATGAACTGTGAAAATTATCTGGCTTTTGTTAAGGTTCCTTTAGACGAAGACCGAAGTTTTTCTTGATGTTATGGGTACATTCTTACGTAGTTTAGAAACTTTTTGGTCCATTGGACACCAAAGATCATAACTTCTGTTGAAATTAACAAGTCAAGCAATGCTTTAGATCTGGATTTATCCTTTGCTGGTTGTCAAGGAATTAATAGTTAAGACTGATTTTATGTTCTTTCTAACAATTGTAGCTTATTCGTACACAAAGACCCTATACCATACAGCTAGCCAAAGCAAAATTTGAAGTTAATAAACATTGAAGGGAAAAAATCTGTATATTTTCCTGTGTTATCTCTTACTTTCTTAATAGGGAAAGGTGACTATTAGATAGATTATGCGTCTCCTTCAGAAGCATCACGGTGACTATGGAGGTAATCTTCTTCCCTTTCAGAAGCATCAAAATTCACATTTTCCCCTAAGATTCAATTAGCATTATTTATAGCTTGAAGCAGCCTTTCACCAGATGTTGAAAACTTTGGCTTTTAGATGAGAAAATAAATTTAGTTGGATAGCAGCAGCATAAAATCCTCAAGtcctaaattttttattttagttaCAGGCATTCTTTTGGTTGTTCAGATCCTGGAGGCCATATTCTATTCAAAGGCTCTGATATGTTTTATCCTCGCCATTCCAATTATACTctaatctctctttctctctctctctcactctctatcATCCATTCACTTACAGCTCATCTGGAATTTGAATGAACCAAATCTACGTGTTGGCCCATTAGGTGACATAATTTTGTGGTTATCACACCTGCCTCATACAATTTTTTTTGTCTCAAAATACTTGTGTTACTTCTGATCTAGTGAACATATAACAAAATCATGTTCCCTTCTATGCCAACATATTCTTCTTAGTTCTTATTATGCCAATTCTCTGGATATATTCTTTATTTCTTGGCGTTTTGCTTAAAACGGTTTACTATTATTATTGCTGTCTTATACATTTTGTGGGGCAGCTCAGTGTAAACTCAGCAGAAAACACACAGGAATCACTAGTAATTACCTCTGACTAAAGCAGTCTAGTCAAGAGATCTCCCACTTGCATTTGTCAGGAGAGGATTTACCAGGGTAGAGCCAGGATAGTCATGCAGTAGGGCCACGAGTCTAATGGAAATTTAATTGAATCATTTGATTGTAATGATtgctaagaaaaaaaaatagttatGTTATAGGATACATGGTTGTGTGTATGTATCAAAACAGATGCTATCATAGACAACGATTACTGGACATGAGTGAAACAACTCATATACTATAATTCTCTCTTATATATTTACGCACAGGTGCTGCATCAAAAATCATTTTGCAGCAAAATACAAAAGCAAGAGATACCATGAATTGTAGAGGTTAAAAAGGATAAAGAAACACTTACTTTCCAGTGATCAAAGAACAACAACTAACTAGGAATATTTAGaacatatttaaataaaatatttagtacAAAGGTCGTGTACATTGGCCATCCTGGATCTTGCATTGGCAAGAGCCTCATACATTAGATTCACCCATTCTTCTTTTTGATAGTTGAATGAAATATTTAATTCGTCGACACAAGACAGCATGACCTTCATGCTCCATAGTTCAAGACAAGCACTACGAAAAGCATGTATCGAAATGCTATTGATACAGCTCAAGTTCTTGCACCTGAATGATGCGTGCCCACTTCTATGCCTTGTTACATCATTTTTGGTTGATGCACAAGAAAATTTTATGACGATAAGCCTAGAATTCTTTACCAAATTATTCTTCCAGATTGAATTACTGATTAATCAAGATTTTACAACTGCTCTGTATGGCTATTATTGAAGTTTTTGTACTTTGGACTACACTTCTGTACCGCAGTCAATTTTTCATCAGACTTGTTGTCATCATGGGTTCCTCTTCTCTTTTATTTCCTGTCACTGCATAGAGCAGCTGATTGAATACTTTATCTTCTCCTCCATGGTATCACATATGGAGCTCCTGATAATAAACCCGTTTGGCAGTTTCCAGGAAAGAAGTTTATAAAAACAAAGAAACAACAGCTCAATTTTGTTGCTTTTTTTCACTCATTGTACTCTTTGATGAGATATCTGTCTTATCTTTGTCACTTGC harbors:
- the LOC135623751 gene encoding ras-related protein RABB1c-like, which codes for MSYAYLFKYIIIGDTGVGKSCLLLQFTDKRFQPVHDLTIGVEFGARMITIDNKPIKLQIWDTAGQESFRSITRSYYRGAAGALLVYDITRRETFNHLASWLEEARQHANSNMTIMLIGNKCDLAHRRAVSTEEGEQFAKEHGLIFMEASAKTAQNVEEAFISTAATIYKKIQDGVFDVSNESYGIKVGYGGTAAPSGGRDGSSAQAGGCCS